Proteins found in one Acanthopagrus latus isolate v.2019 chromosome 3, fAcaLat1.1, whole genome shotgun sequence genomic segment:
- the mbpa gene encoding myelin basic protein isoform X5, translated as MATASTSGQSTFGLGRKKKNPGLMDQISKFFGGDKKKRSKGSFRGHSASSPLQSSTRRKTNENAVVHFFRSFVSSPRPKSRASSPRAESTKSPVRRRRDQSTLSRLFNL; from the exons ATGGCTACAGCGAGCACCTCAGGGCAGAGCACCTTCGGGCTcgggaggaaaaagaagaaccCCGGTCTCATGGATCAGATTAGCAAGTTCTTTGgaggagacaaaaagaaaaggagcaag GGGTCGTTCAGGGGTCATTCTGCCTCCTCGCCCCTGCAGTCCTCCACTCGCCGCAAGACCAACGAGAATGCTGTGGTGCATTTCTTCAGGAGCTTT GTTTCCTCCCCTCGTCCTAAATCCAGG GCCTCGTCACCGCGTGCTGAGAGCACAAAGTCGCCGGTCAGAAGACGCAGAGACCAAAGCACACTGTCCAGACTCTTCAACCTG TGA
- the mbpa gene encoding myelin basic protein isoform X3 yields the protein MATASTSGQSTFGLGRKKKNPGLMDQISKFFGGDKKKRSKGSFRGHSASSPLQSSTRRKTNENAVVHFFRSFVSSPRPKSRWRDVLGLASSPRAESTKSPVRRRRDQSTLSRLFNL from the exons ATGGCTACAGCGAGCACCTCAGGGCAGAGCACCTTCGGGCTcgggaggaaaaagaagaaccCCGGTCTCATGGATCAGATTAGCAAGTTCTTTGgaggagacaaaaagaaaaggagcaag GGGTCGTTCAGGGGTCATTCTGCCTCCTCGCCCCTGCAGTCCTCCACTCGCCGCAAGACCAACGAGAATGCTGTGGTGCATTTCTTCAGGAGCTTT GTTTCCTCCCCTCGTCCTAAATCCAGG TGGAGAGACGTCTTGGGCTTG GCCTCGTCACCGCGTGCTGAGAGCACAAAGTCGCCGGTCAGAAGACGCAGAGACCAAAGCACACTGTCCAGACTCTTCAACCTG TGA